The Vigna unguiculata cultivar IT97K-499-35 chromosome 1, ASM411807v1, whole genome shotgun sequence nucleotide sequence tttctaaaataaattaaaaattgactaaAAAACAATTTCTAATTACATCTTGAAAAGacactaaaatattatttttaaataaacaaatattttttaataataactaattactAAAAATATTGCATCTAGtgatacttttaatttaatcactagaatgattaattattattaattttatatttaattaatttctttcctcgtaacattttattaaaatctactatataaatttatttatctacgataactttttcaaaaaatcTTGCTATTActgtagaatatatatatatatatatatatatatatatatatatatatatatatcaacatattTAGTAAATGTAActtaataaaactattaaatctTGTAGTGAATAATCTCTATTATTTGgacaattcaaatatttttccaaacctaaacaacaacaacatcaattttttccttttcctctaaattaataAAGACCGACAAGAAGAAGATCCTTCTATAACATTGTCATATTggtcataaaattattatttcctTCCCTTTTTAATAAATGCTATTACAAATAAGAACCACCAACTAGTAATTAAACAAATACTCCATATGTAGTTCATCtttatgaaaaatgagaaatgTTAATCACTTATTTGgaatgtttataaaaaataacattttgctATAATGGGCTTATGTTGACCAACATGATAATGTTAAGTATTCATTGAAAGCTGTTAATGAACAATTTACTATATCTAATAAATCTCTTGCTAGTTTTAATGAAAGTTATAAATGAGCACTTTACTACATCTAATATATCTCTTTCTATAATTAAAGGGTATGTGTCGATGACTTATGCATAAAGAACATTATGATTCAAATGAAAGTTTTGAAGGTTATCAAGTCCTATTTTTTCTTGGCATGCCTAGTAATGATAACGGGTCGGGTCGGCTACGGATAATAGGATAATACCTACTCGTAATTTGAtctgcaaaaaagaaaaaattcttcTGTTATTCGTTCGTTTACCCGTTAGAtacttgtttaaaaaatatttgtggatTTTTTAAAACTCATGGGTACCCGTGAATATTCGCATACTtgcaaatattcaaaaaaatatattttttataaattttttaaataaaataaaataaaattaaattttaattttaattttaattaaatttaacttaataaatttatgataccCGCACCCAACCCATTTATAATCAGATATTAAAATACCTGCAGATACTAACTACCTGCCGCCAATTTTATCTAAAGATATTCGCgagcacaaatatttttgtcatttctaaaaatgccatatgaaagagtaacataaagtttatcatcaacaataatatataaaaaaaataaaagttacctTTATTCAGAGTGTTCCTTTACGCTCTTTCAATAACTtaaaaatcttcaataattgaatcagagcTGAAGCTAGTTGCAATATCCCtttcaatatagattatcatagtgCTTGCTAAAAATTTAGCCTCCATCTTATTTCTCaacttgttcttgattattttcattgcagAAAAAGATCTTTCAGTTATAGATGTAGAAACTAGAAGAGTCATGATAAGACGGAGTAATCTATCTATCAAGTAGTAAACTTCagacttttttgttgttgacaAACATGTACATAACTCTTGCATTGTcgataaattcttcaaatttgaatcttgacgagcatcaataatgaaatgttgaagttaaaaattcaaattaatcttcTCTTGCTCATTGAGATCCATGGGataatattttttcacaagagtgcaaattttatcaaggtttaattatgcctttggtccccattttggagtcaaaatctcaaaatggtacccaaatttttaaaagtctcaaaatggtccccttttttgttgaaacgtctcacgtttgcccttccTGTTAActcaaggttgacgccgttagagggagtgacacgtgtcagttcctcgattttttgaatttttttttattttttttttgaattttttttaaaaaatcaaaaaattaccacgtgtcaagctgtcatcgtgccacgtggcagtggcagtgacacgtgtcagtattacgtcacgtgtcattttgttagtctcaatttggtccctttattttaatttgtctcaatttagtcccaatttttgtaaaaattagcaattttgtcccccttcaaattgaaacaaaatttaattttatataaatgttatacaaatatttttattaaatttgatatttgtattcaaattgatatttttattatatatttttaacatagctaagtttagttaaaattatgtttcacattcaactttacttaaaattgttttaaaattttaaatttatatgtgttttattgtaacatgaactaggtaatttatgaatttttttctattaacaacttttaaaccattttaaataaagttcaatgtaaaatattaattaaatgaacttaatttggttaaaaatatttacttgaaatatcaattttgatggaaatatttgtgtacatttatacagaaattaaatttgattttaatttggagagggacaaaattgctcatttttacaaaaattgggactaaattgagacaaattaaaataaaaggaccaaattgagactaagaaaatgacatgTGGCGTaatattgacacgtgtcactgtcactgccacgtggcacgatgacagcttaacacgtggcaattttttttaatttttttaaaaaaattaaaaaaaaaattaaaacaaaaagaaattcaaaaaaaataataataaaaattcaaaaaatcgaggaactgacacgtggcactccctctaacggcgtcaacgttgacttaacggtaagggcaaacgtgagacgtttcaacaaaaaagggaaccattttgagacttttaaactttttgggtaccattttgagattttgactccaaaatggagaccaaaggcataattaaaccttttatcaatattaaaagcTTTATAAGCATCCTTAGGATCTAAAGCAGAGCTTAGAATTAATAACTCCATTGCTTGGTCATTAAATCTACAATTTAACTCTTGTAATTGCTTATCAATGgtaacaaataatatttcaacTTTGAAATAATGCTCCACTATAATATGATCCTTTTGGTGACGAGAGCGTCTTTGCCTTGCTACATAAGAAGCCCCAAAATTAGGCACCTCAATatcatgtttttcacaaaaaaagaagtcacattttttaataacttatccCAACCATTTTCTTTCAAGTTTTGAATAAGTCCTTTTGTAGAACAAACTAGACGCATAACATTAACTATATCCTGAGATTGTTGTTGTAATGCTTGACAAAGAACATCTGTTATCCCCATAATTTCTCTCACCAAATACAATATCAGTATAAACTCAAATGAGGTCAAACTTTTATAAGCATTATCAGCATCACCACGTTGTGAATAAGTAGATTCATCATcagtaattttttctaaaactaaacaAGTTGCATCATACATATTGATCAAGCTACAAATAGAAGAGAAATGGGAGCTCCAACGGGTATCCCCAACTCGTTTTAAAGTACCAATTTGATTTGCCCCTTTACCCTTTTCAAGCTCATCAATTTCTAACAAATATGCAATTTCATCTAACTTGGCAGCCTGTAACTCATCATGACATTTACTAGAAGAGCAAACAATATTGACAATAAAGGTCAATTTTGAAAAGAACTGGTGAATTGGAATAACTTCTCTTGATGCAGCAACCAAGGCAAGTTGTAACCGATGAGCAAAACAATGAACATAATATGCACAAGGACAATCAGTCAAAAATAATGCTTGTAATCCATTCCATTATCCTCTCATATTGCTAGCACCATCATACCCTTGACCACGGATATTAGAAACATTAAGATTATGTCGCGATAGTACAACACACAATTCATTCTTCAAAGTTATTGCTGCAGTGTCTTTAACATGCACAATATCAAAAAATCGCTCTTgaataaaaccatttttatcaACGAATCTCAAAACAAGATCCATTTGCTCTTTTTTTGATTCATCACGAGCTTCATCGACAACTATACAAAACTTGGAATCCCCAATTTCCTCACGAATATGATTTTTCACTTTACTAGAAAGAATATTCAATAACTCCTTTTGAATTTTAGGTGAAGTATATTTGGAATTGAATGGAGCATTTTCCAACACAACTTTTGCAACTTCATCATTGTATGATGCTATGAGTTTTATCATCTCAAGAAAATTACCTTGGTTCCTCGATTCAGTACTTTCATCATGACCTCTAAAAGCACAAGCTTGAAGTGATAAAAAACGAACTGTGTCAATTGAAGTCTTGAGACGTAACCGATTCTTCATAATTTGATCTAAGCTTTGCACTTCCAAAACATTCCTAATGTGACAATTTTGATTTAACAAGTCTTGACAAGCAGACACTGCAATATTGTGTGGTGAACAAGGATCCTTCACAATGTGTTTAAGGAAAGCACAATTTTTTCCATTATTAACTTTCCTCCaatttttaaaacctataaaataacattcaaaaagttaaaacatgttgatgaCAATAAACTTATTGCcaattagaattcaatgaaaataaactcaattacctgtaacaatgaaaacatctgAGTCAGGTCATCCACttggttttttactaaaaagatagcacAGTAAGCAATATGCAACATCTTTTAATGGCGAATACTCTAACCATGAAGGAAATAAGCTAAACCATGTGTATTGAAATCTTCTTGGATGATCATCTTTACCAGACAATGGATAATTttctagatgcatttgatatggaccccattttagatAAACCCTTCGTAccttatcaatttgatttggtgggtattgccaaatttgaagaCGCTTTCTCGGATCATgttctaaagtattttcaaattcattatatgtaactttagaaaccttagagagttgtttttcgttttcttcaatatttggattctcatgaagtttctcaattttagatgacgtagatgcatttttttcatcttcatcacaagccttcctcttgaaaaaagaatcaattctttactctttatcataatttttctaatataaaattttcacctctcacctatttacaaaaagataaaattatgaatatcccaaattaaatcttaaaagcaagactcaatattttaagaaaactaataacttctaaatgattagcttcccttaccttagagtagattcctaatcttgttcttcccttacacaacttcaaagcctaaaatagctctatctacacaaagaagagtttgatcaacaattaaaacatgattttatgatctctaacagatagagatatgtagggatgtcaaaacggGTCAGCTCGACCTGTTTTGACCCGACCCGTTACTGACCCGTTAAAATCGGGCCGGGCCGGGCCAACCcgtaaaaagaaaattggttgAAAACTAGAACCCGTCCCGCAACTGTCCGGGTTGACTAACTTGTTTCTCTATGAGTTTGAATGTGCATCACAACCAAATAGAATACTAGAAACTTCAATCTTGAGAATGAAAAACCCCAATTTTAAAAGAGAAACCATATCGGAAACTAAATCGTAATACAAAAATACCACAGATAAATTATAAACCCCATCTCAAAAGGGAAAAATTATCACAAAGAAACCCAATTCAGAAACCCTAATCCTAGCAACAGTGCAAATAAAAGGAGATTAGGGCAAATAAAGGGAGATGAGTTCAAAGCaacagaagaagatgatgaacgACAATTGTTGGTGGTGGGGCGCCTACTTCCTCTGCGTGAGATCTGCCATTGTGGATGAGAACAACAGTGGTCTCGTTCTCTCTCTAGTCTCGCATCTCGTCGCTCTCATCGCTTTGGTCTCTCTCCCTCTGGACCTGTGCCTCCTCGCTTTGTACGTCAAAGAAACAACGTTTGTGATGAGAGCAGAGTGAAGGGAACGCTTGAACTTCGAAGGGAAAGGAGGGTAGTAGAGAGGCTTCGATTAGGGTTCAGGAGGCTTTTGCGAGGTTGCTGAAATGTGATGGTGATTGGGGTTTAATTTGGGGATTATTTTGGACAACGACAAAGTGAAAGGGATAAGGGTTTCAATTTCAAAGTGAGAGGAGAGAAGGGTTTCCTTGTGTAGAGGTGTGGCATGGCAACGTGATTGAAGGCAAAGTGAAAGAAGGGAGAgggttttaatttcaaaatgagAGGAGATAAATGTTTCTTGTGCAGAGTGTGGCAACGTGAATGAAGGAAGgaataagaaaaatcaaataaaacagGTTAATGGGTTAGGGGCGGGTTGGCCCGCGTTTGAACCCGATGGGTTAAGGGTTAAGCAGGCCGGGTTTAAACGGGTTAACGGGTTAAAAAACATAACCCAACCCGATTTTTTATAGCGGGTTAACGGGCCGACCCGTCGGGTCGGACCCGTTTTGACACTCCTAGAGATATGCTTAGAGCGTAGAAAAGCCACATACAAAAGATAAACATAttgcttcaaaaataaaaaggaaaatatgaacttactcaaaagaagaaattgttcagtccaaaatgttccttaactctttaattttgtcgtagtgcaatttgattttgaaaataataaagaattgatggtgaaaattgagatgaaaataaaatggaagaaaaagatgaaggcACGGAAAAgagaaatcaaataaaagagtataaaaaattataatagagaaaaaaaatgtgatttttaaattttaaaaatgatttttcaaactaaattaatataaataaggtaataatatataaataaagtaataatatataaataaaataataatatataaataaagtagtaacatataaatatttttttaaaatatatagaaaataaaataaaataaaaattaattaatataaataacgtaataatttataaatatatagaaaataaaattaaaaaaatgattggGTGTCTCTTCATACTTCCTCCGCCATTGTCTCAAACATTTCAATCCACTCGTCTCACTATAGTCTTAAGGATCACCATTGATTACATCATGTGTTTATGCTTTATAGcctaaatgtatattttaaaaatcattcctttttaaaatattatttaaaaaaattaaacatgataattacattttctcatatattttaaataaaataattttttttcttctagaaaCTAACTTTCATTAAAGTATTTATAAGAATTTATGAATATGAAACTATGATTTTATATCTCAATAGAAAATCCAATAAACCGTCTcttccaaaataaaaatttataagaatttttcagaaataaattgttctcattttataaaatgtaaaactatgatatttttaatttatattcaaataataaaattataattttatgactatataattttgaattaaaataataaaattataaacataaaaaattatacaattataaaatcataaattataaaatcataaattataaaattacatattataaaattttaaaataataaaaccacataataatataataatgatataatgaCAAGTCAACACAACAATacaacataataataatcattttaattttttgtcagTTTTGGATCGGTCACATTACCCAATAAACTCAataagagattaaattaaaaggaaaaattaatgaatacttaataaattataacaatttatcAAGGAttcaattgaataattttaatttattagaaatttaaaatataattaggtaattattttaaatcttaaatatttaaaatatgaaattaattaaacaaataaatatcggaaaaattttgatttaataataaaagttgaaaaagttaaaaaggaATGAGATAGTTCTAGGTTCAACACTTTAAATCTCTAAGaagacaataatatttattggtttcattataaataaattttaataaatttgtcatCTAAAGAGATGTTTTAATcagtgaaaattttatttctaataactttttttattcttaatattaagttttaatttcttttaaatgaaattaaatattattaacttaaatttattttattttatttaggttCGAAAATGGAGAAATGATAATTTAGTAATTGTAATTAACAAATCCACAGACCTGATCTCCAAATCCTCCAAATTCTGCTATCTAATTCATGAGATAGAAGAGAACAAAGAAAAGGGAAAAGCACACAGAGTCACAGAGGCGTGTCCCTCCCACAAGCCCAAAGGCAAACAACACACGCCGTCTCCTCAATCTCCCCAAAGTCCATTCCACTTGCCACTCTCCAATTCCAACACAAACACTCACTACCtctgtttaaaatatatagaacaAATTCCAAGCCTTTAAGGTACTTCGTCTTTTGTCTCACACCACCCACATGGCTCTTCTTCACAAGCTCGCACCTTTTTCCTCTCTCCACTCACCCTTCACCGGAAAGCCCCATTTTTCTCACACCACCCACATGGCTCTTCTTCACAAGCTCGCACCTTTTTCCTCTCTCCACTCACCCTTCACCGGAAAGCCCCATTTTTCTCCTCCCCGCCGCCACCTCGTTTCCTTCTCCGCCTCACCCTTCACGGAGAAGCACTCCCTAGAGAGGTACCAGAGGGATCAATGGGTGTACGAGGATAATCAGACGATGTCGCTTCCTCCCCCTTGCGACTCGGGATCCGTGAGGGAGGAAGATATAGCCCTGCAGCTGCCGGAGCTGAAGAAGCTGCTGGAGGTGCTGAGGGAGAAGAGGGAGAGTGAGGGGAAGTGCAGTGGAGGAGAGTGTGTGCCAGGGAATGTGTTCTTGGTGGGGACCGGACCTGGGGACCCTGAGCTTCTCACTCTCAAGGCTGTGAGAGTAATTAAGAGTGCTGATTTGTTGCTGTATGACAGGTTGGTGTCCAATGATGTGCTGGATTTGGTTGCCCCTCAGGCCAAGCTTCTCTATGTGGGAAAAACTGCTGGATACCATAGTAGAACACAGGTAAAGATgttgtctttttattttcttctgtgATTAGGTTGTTGCTAGGTTTTTAAATTGAGGTTTTGTTGCCATTCTTTATATTGTGGGTAATTGTGAATAAACGTGGTTTTTGCAGCCGCAATTGCGGTCGTGGTTTTGTCATTCTTGATATTGCAGAAAATTATGGATGAATGTGGTTGTTGTGGCTGCAATTGCGGTCAACAGTACTTAAAAACCATGAAGTTGAGGCCAAAGTTACTGATAAATTTTCTTATTGTGGTCGTGATCTAGTCACAATGATCTTCTTAGTCCTTGATAGTGTGGAAAATTACGTTAATTGTGTCTTTTGTCGCTGCAATTCTAGTCAGGACTGTTTATTGTAACCTTGAATTGTGGGGTTTTCTTGGAATTTATGATTCGCTGATGCTGGAGTCAAAAAGTTGTGTTTGTGTCAACTTCTGAATATCCTTTGGAGGTGTGATTTTTGATGTAAGTTGTAGAGATATTTCGAGTCATAGATGTTgataaaatggatttttttgTGTGGTTGATTTGTGGCAGGAGGAAATACATGAGCTTCTTTTGAATTTTGCAGAAGCTGGGGCAACTGTTGTGAGACTTAAAGGGGGTGATCCATTGGTAAGTTTTTGTTTGAGATTGTTTTAGTGGATTGTATTAGTAAAGCAAGTTACTGTTTTAGTTTGTCATGGTCTATGTGATGAATGTAGATGTCTTATAATGATTGTTGTTGGGTACTTGTAGGTGTTTGGGAGGGGTGGAGAGGAAATGGACTTTTTGCAACAGCAAGGTATCCAAGTCAAAGTTATTCCAGGTATGACTCATGAATGTAATGATTCAATAGGCACCAACATTGTTCTTCTATGTAATGATTTCTATAAGAAAAGGCAGCAACAGTGGTGATTATTGTAATTACTTATTTCTCATTTCTTGCAGGTATAACTGCTGCATCTGGAATAGCTGCAGAGTTGGGAATACCATTAACTCACCGAGGCATTGCAAATAGTGTGAGATTTCTCACAGGGCATTCAAGAAAAGGAGGATCTGATCCTCTCTTTGTTTCAGAAAATGCTGCTGATTCTGATTCTACCTTGGTGGTTTATATGGGCTTGTCGACCTTCCCTTCACTTGCACACAAGTTAATGCTTCATGGTCTGTCCCCTCAGACCCCGGCTGCAGCCATTGAGAGAGGGACAACACTTCAGCAGCGCACAGTAAGCACAATCTTATCTTCCTTTCATCATAGTTGTTCTCTTCCTGTCACATTGATTAGGTTTCTGATTAGTAGACTCTTTTCTGATTACTAATCTTATTGTTGATGCCTTTGTTGTTAAtcttaacaaattaattgaggTAAAAGATGGTCGGTCATCTTAGAAGGTTGAACATGTAGTGTGGGAAGGAAGTGTATGGTGTGAGTGAAGACTTTATGATTTTTTCTAATGGTAACAGTGAGCAGAGAGAAAAATTACTTTGTAGTTGTGAATGGTTGTTAACATGAAAGTGATGATTCACAATGATGCAGGTGTTTGCTGAACTAAAAGACCTTTCTGAGAAAATAACATCTGCTCAGCTGGTGTCACCAACACTGATTATAGTAGGAAAAGTTGTTGAACTATCCCCATTTTGGCCAGCTTCTACAAAAGAAGAATCATGTTTAATGCAGACATGAGGGATGATGTTGTTGAGAAATATTACTGTGATGTGAAGCTTGGTGGAAATGAAGGGTTACCTTGTTGAGGGTTGATTTAGCATGAGCTTGCACATAAAAAGGGGTGATGATGATTTTGATTGAGATCTATGGAGGATGCCTGGGAAAGAAGGTAAATAAAGCTATCTGATGTTTATGGAAATGCAGAACTTCTGCCACACAGTCTTGGGGGTATCAATTGGATTGATTGGCTTTGGCAGGAACTGTTTCAGAACCAATTTTGATTTTTTCATGTTCAAGATTgggaataaaacaaaatgataCACAGATTCACTCTCACTTTTATGAAGAAACACACTGATTCCCATAGCTGCTGTTATCTTGATCAGTGATAACTTGGTCATTGGAGGAAAATTTGTGTTATAGCCTTAGCTTTTTAGAATCTTTCTTTCAAGAAGAAATGTGGAGATGGGTTTCATCAAGTGCTAATGTTGCTGTTATTCAGAACCATTGATTGTATTTTTCATTCATTGTTCTTGTCTGTTGATGTTAAAGATACTGACTTCATCATGTGACCTTGATGGTTGTAAGAATTCAGTTTTGGTTTACTGAATTCAAAATCATATACCTGGTGGTATTCCTGTAACCAAAAGATAAggttttattttgagtttttgaaCAACCTTGTAAATTATTCACTGAATTATTTCTTCTATGggatttctaaattaaaaaatcccAAGTACTTCACATCATGAGCATAACAAAGGAAGAATATGTTTCGTTTTTGTCCCAATGTAAAATAATCGATCAATGAATACCTCTTGAATTTACTTTTGCCTtcatttgtaaatatttatttccaaCGTGAGGATTTGATATAATTGTTTTTCACACTCTCCTATCTTCTACTCAATTCTTTTGCACTGCATTGCTAAGTCCTTTGCTAGTTTTAGTTCAATCTTTCTTTTTTCAAGTCTTTTTACCCGTTGTGTTTTAgtattgtatatatatttccttcttcctttttcaaaataatataacattcatcttttcttctttcttcttctacttttatCTTTCTAACTCCATGTCATTGTGTTACACTCACTACAAAATTTCACTCATGAATATGAGcgttttttttcctcttttggCCTTGTTCTCAAATTTGTTGACACCCCTGGTCGTGAAGAGAATTATTTCCCAGAATAGACCTCTTtaagaaattgaataattttacaaaattgttttttgaaatgtatatttatttattaaaaatgatttattataaatttaaaattttgatagtgtggtgtaaatttaaaattggtaaatatatttaatctaaaatttaaaaatcagttAGGAGTAAAACattagaagaataaaaataattaaatacaaatacaaTAAATCTTGAAAAGCATCTCtttagatttaaatatttaaatacaataaagataatcaaatttatttcaaatacttTTTGCCAAAAATCACAACTAATCATATTACTAAATTAACATTTCATTTTGGGACAAAAagattaattactttataaaaattaacatttcattcttaaattaatataacacgAAAAGTATTCAAACTTAAccttaaaacaaatatttatctacAATTAtcactatttttataattacaaaatttttctTAACTTAAAGACTCAcatggtaaaataaaataaaatatattattaaatcacTCAAAGCATAAAAAgcatcaaaatataattttaaaagtatttaaatataaaattatacacaaaaaataatttaaatataatatattataggCAAAACataagatataattaaataaaattttggaaagttagtattgaatttaaattatagacAATGGTTATTTACacaaaaatagtaatatattaaaatattataaaactaaggtaggtttattaggttaaaaattataaaacaccaaataaaaaagttagtattattattattaacgaAAGCAATCCAcgcattgtatttttttattacattaatatatatatatatatatatatatatatatatgtatgtatatatatttaccaacggaattatttttaacattgattataaattataattatataagaaaCATCATAGATTAATGTTtcattgttaataaaataatttaataaatataattaagtataaattaataactaaaatgttgagtttaaataaatgtaattagaGTCAGCAACTTAGAAGCGTCAAAATGTTATCTAAGTGACCCAATGAAACATAAAAGTTTTTTCTAAAACTATTATTAGAAGTTATTATTTTCAACATAGTCCAAAAATCATATTGTTTAGAAGTTAATGTACTTCGCATAGCGAGAGATCACCATGATAAATTACCTCTTCATTATTTTCACATAtctaaaaacttatatttttcaaaaaaagataGTTATGTCAATAATAAAGAccattatcttaaaaaataaaattgactaaatatataaactagATATGAGTCATGATGTCATAGATCAATGTAGTGGTGTTACTTAAATGTATAcattgttattaaaatttaacaatattatattaaatattttaaatgtatacatTAAAagttttctatattattttgtataatattaaattaaaagggaagtatattaataatatgtataattcaaaataaattaataaatttcgTAACTAATAATTGATAACTATTTTGTTCCAATAAAAATTCAGAAGTTTGGGAAAAAAATAGTAGATAACTCTTTCGTAAATAATAATGAGTAATagcaattattattttaaaagtttaaaaagtttcaattaacatttaaaaatttaaaaagaaaactaaatatttaattctaataaaatcatttattcctttaaatcaaatatttcgtttcatcaatatatttttttctcaaaaatacaGATAAAAACATTTTCCATAGTTGAAGTCAATATTCattaacaataaaagaaaatatgttatataagcATGTTCAATAACCATGTATAAATGTTCAATATTAATAAAGAACTTAAGAAATTGTTCAAGTACACCATTTCAACaataacattacaaaaattagcTTAATCCAATTATAACAACAACCATTAACAAACACTTCATTATTTGGTTCAATGAAATTA carries:
- the LOC114192978 gene encoding uncharacterized protein LOC114192978 isoform X1 → MALLHKLAPFSSLHSPFTGKPHFSHTTHMALLHKLAPFSSLHSPFTGKPHFSPPRRHLVSFSASPFTEKHSLERYQRDQWVYEDNQTMSLPPPCDSGSVREEDIALQLPELKKLLEVLREKRESEGKCSGGECVPGNVFLVGTGPGDPELLTLKAVRVIKSADLLLYDRLVSNDVLDLVAPQAKLLYVGKTAGYHSRTQEEIHELLLNFAEAGATVVRLKGGDPLVFGRGGEEMDFLQQQGIQVKVIPGITAASGIAAELGIPLTHRGIANSVRFLTGHSRKGGSDPLFVSENAADSDSTLVVYMGLSTFPSLAHKLMLHGLSPQTPAAAIERGTTLQQRTVFAELKDLSEKITSAQLVSPTLIIVGKVVELSPFWPASTKEESCLMQT
- the LOC114192978 gene encoding uncharacterized protein LOC114192978 isoform X2, which translates into the protein MALLHKLAPFSSLHSPFTGKPHFSPPRRHLVSFSASPFTEKHSLERYQRDQWVYEDNQTMSLPPPCDSGSVREEDIALQLPELKKLLEVLREKRESEGKCSGGECVPGNVFLVGTGPGDPELLTLKAVRVIKSADLLLYDRLVSNDVLDLVAPQAKLLYVGKTAGYHSRTQEEIHELLLNFAEAGATVVRLKGGDPLVFGRGGEEMDFLQQQGIQVKVIPGITAASGIAAELGIPLTHRGIANSVRFLTGHSRKGGSDPLFVSENAADSDSTLVVYMGLSTFPSLAHKLMLHGLSPQTPAAAIERGTTLQQRTVFAELKDLSEKITSAQLVSPTLIIVGKVVELSPFWPASTKEESCLMQT